A DNA window from Callospermophilus lateralis isolate mCalLat2 chromosome X, mCalLat2.hap1, whole genome shotgun sequence contains the following coding sequences:
- the LOC143638533 gene encoding LOW QUALITY PROTEIN: doublesex- and mab-3-related transcription factor C1-like (The sequence of the model RefSeq protein was modified relative to this genomic sequence to represent the inferred CDS: inserted 1 base in 1 codon), translating to MHGGVKVAVTAATTMASLPKSGXEKHFCLFRACKCHNCAFFSEQHRALPALSALKRERGARLKRHLAQGLIKTMAAAPRSHLHVKKLALEAGIPAGKDNTMTQPEALTCGPPQEEGSQGPEPFNGPPEPPSVPYSLATLDQQLTGSLSGEPHRSLVLPSICSSLLLQPCATPDPLLLQPQVSNASEQASLSAALEWQRKLEAAEALLALKNSSWDPPDSMTLHQPCSPPAPAGERGLQAPSPPLRPRPASSVSLPIGHLGCISLLT from the exons ATGCATGGCGGAGTGAAG GTCGCTGTGACCGCTGCCACAACCATGGCATCACTACCAAAATCAG GCGAAAAGCATTTCTGCCTCTTCCGGGCCTGCAAGTGTCACAATTGTGCCTTCTTCTC GGAGCAGCACAGGGCCTTGCCTGCTCTGAGTGCCTTGAAGAGGGAGCGGGGCGCACGGCTCAAGAGGCACCTGGCTCAAGGACTGATAAAGACCATGGCTGCAGCCCCCAGATCGCACCTCCATGTCAAGAAGTTGGCCCTGGAAGCAGGCATCCCGG CCGGGAAGGATAACACCATGACCCAGCCTGAGGCCCTCACTTGCGGACCCCCGCAGGAG GAGGGCTCCCAAGGGCCTGAGCCATTCAATGGGCCCCCAGAACCTCCATCTGTGCCCTACTCTCTGGCGACCTTGGATCAGCAGCTGACTGGTTCTCTTTCTGGGGAGCCCCACAGGTCCCTGGTCCTGCCCAGCAT ATGCTCAAGTCTGCTCCTCCAGCCCTGTGCCACCCCTGACCCTCTTCTACTGCAGCCACAG GTCTCCAATGCCTCCGAACAGGCTTCCCTTTCTGCCGCCTTGGAGTGGCAGCGGAAGCTGGAGGCGGCCGAGGCTCTGCTGGCTCTGAAAAACTCTTCTTGGGACCCTCCCGATTCCATGACCCTGCACCAGCCCTGCAGCCCACCAG CTCCTGCAGGAGAGAGAGGACTCCAGGCTCCCAGCCCTCCTCTGCGACCCAGGCCTGCCAGCTCGGTGTCACTGCCTATCGGACATCTGGGGTGCATCTCCCTCTTGACCTAA